One Baekduia alba genomic window, ATGGCCGGACCGCGCCGCTGTGCCATCCCGCTAATTCCGGGGTACCATGGGGGGTCACCGAGTTTCGCGACCGGCATCCCCGTTGGCGGGGAGCTGGACCGACACCAGAAATGACCACTGTCATCCCCCGCTGCGCGGTCGTGGGTCAAGGCCGTCTCGGAACAGCGCTCGCCGCAGCGCTGCGAGCTTTCGGCGTGCCCGTCGACGGGCCGCTGCCGCGTGGCGCCGCCGCCCCCGGCGCGCCCGTGGTCGTCCTCGCGGTCCCGGACGCCGAGATCGCCGCCGCGGCGGCGCTCGTCGCGCCCGACGTCCTCGTCGGCCACTGCTCCGGCGCGACCACGCTCGCGCCCCTCACGGCCACGCACGCCAACGCGTTCTCCCTGCACCCGCTCATGACCGTCACCCACGCGGGCGCGGACTTCACCGGCGCGAGCGCGGCGGTCGCGGGCAGCACGCCGGAGGCGCGCCGGCTCGCCCGCGACCTCGCGACCACCCTGGGCATGACCCCGATCGACGTCCCCGACGACGACCGCGCCGCCTACCACGCGGCCGCGTCGATCGCGTCCAACTTCCTCGTCACGCTCGAATGGGCCGCGACGCGCGTCGGCAACCTCGACCGCGCGGCGCTCGCGCCCCTGGTCACCGCGACCGTCAGCAACTGGCTCGCCGACGGCCCCGAGCGCGCGCTGACCGGCCCGATCGCCCGCGGCGACGAGCAGACCGTCGCCCGCCAGCGCGCCGCGGTGCTGGAGCGCACGCCCGACCTCGCCGAGCTCTTCGACGCGCTGACCGAGGCCACCCGGACCCTGGCGGCCGCGGCATGAGAACGATCCGCACGGTCGCCGAGCTGCGCGCCGCGCTGGCCGAGCCGCGCCGCGGCGGCAAGACCATCGGCCTGGTCCCGACGATGGGCTCCCTCCACGACGGCCACCTCGCGCTCATCCGCGCCGCCCGCGACGCCGCCGACCACGTCGTCGTCTCGCTCTTCGTCAACCCCGCGCAGTTCAACGACAGCGCCGACCTCGCCGCCTACCCGCGCGACGAGCACCGCGACGCCGGCCTGGCCCACGAGGCGGGCGCCGACCTGCTCTTCGCGCCCTCGACCGACGAGATCTACCCGCCCGGCTTCACCACGCAGGTCCGCGTGGCCGGTCCGCTGACCGAGACCCTCGAGGGCGCGCACCGCGGTGCCGATCACTTCCATGGCGTGACCACCGTCGTGACCAAGCTCCTCAACATGGTCGGCCCGGACGTGGCGCTGTTCGGCCAGAAGGACGCGCAGCAGGCGCTCGTGATCCAGCGCCTCGCCGCCGATCTCGACCTGCCGGCGCGCATCGAGGTCGTCCCGACGGTCCGCGAGCCGGACGGCCTGGCGCTCTCCAGCCGCAACGTGCGCCTCGACCCCCAGGACCGCCGGCGGGCGCTCGCGCTCTCCGCCGCCCTGCGCGCGGCCGAGAGCGAGCTGCGCGAGCACGGCACCACCGACGCGGAGGCGCTCTCCGCCGCGGCCCGCGCCGCGATGACCCCCTTCGACGTCGAGCCCGAGTACCTCGCGCTCGTCGACCCCGAAGACCTGCGCCCCGTGGGCTCGGTCGACCAGGACACGCTCCTGGCGGTCGCGGCGCACGTGGGGCCGGTGCGACTCATCGACAACACGATCCTCACCCCTAACGGAGGCGCTGAGCGCTGATGCAGCGCGTCATGCTGAAGTCCAAGATCCACCGTGCCACGGTCACGGACAGCGATCTTCATTACGTCGGGTCGATCACCATCGACCCGGAGCTGCTCGAGGCGGCGAACATCCTCGAGCACGAGCAGGTGCACGTCGTCGATGTCGACAACGGCGCCCGCTTCGAGACCTACACCATCGCGGGCGAGCCGGGCTCGGGCGCGATGAAGGTCAACGGCGCCGCGGCCCGCCTCGTGCACCGCGGCGACACGATCATCGTCATCTCCTACGGGCAATACGACGAGGCCGACCTGGAGCTCTACGAGCCCCGGGTCGTCCACGTCGAGCAGGACACCAACAACATCATCGACGTGGATGCGGCGGTGGCGACCCTCCTCCGCTAGAGGGCGTCAACCGATCCGGTTCACAGGAGGTTGGAAGCAGAGCATGTCCACCATGCGCAACATCACCGTCCCGGCCGACGCCTCGCGCCTGCCGGTGACGCTCCCGCGGCTGGCCGAGAAGAAGCGCCTCGGCGAGCCGATCGTCATGGTCACCGCCTACGACTACCCCAGCGCGCTCGCGGTGGACAAGGCGGGCGTCGACGTCGTCCTGGTCGGCGACAGCGGCGCGATGACCGTCCTCGGCTACCCGTCGACGGTCGCGGTGGAGCTCGACGAGCTCCTCGTCCTGGCCAAGGCCGTGCGCCGGGGCCTCAGCACGCCGTTCCTGGTCGCCGACCTGCCGTTCGGCTCCTACGAGGTCTCCGACGAGCAGGCCGTGCAGACCGCGTTCCGCTTCGTCAAGGAGGCGGGCGCCGACGCCGTCAAGCTCGAGGGCGGCGGCGAGACGTCGGTCGCGCGGGCGCGCGCGATCGTCAACGCCGGCATCCCGGTGATGGGCCACGTCGGCCTGACGCCGCAGACGTCGACCGCGCTCGGCGGCTACCGCGCGCAGGGCCGCACGGCGGCGGCGGCGATGCAGGTGGCGCAGCAGGCCGTTGCCCTCCAGGACGCGGGCTGCTTCAGCATCGTCTTCGAGGCGATCCCGAGCGCCGTGGCCGAGGCCGTCATGCCGAAGATCGACTGCCTGGTCATCGGCATCGGCGCGGGTCCGGCGCCGGACGGGCAGGTCCTGGTCTTCCACGACCTGCTGGGCATCCGCGAGGGCCGCGGCGCCCGCTTCGTGCAGCGCTACGCCGACATCCTGGACGAGATGGTGGCCGGCGTCGGCGCCTACGCCGACGACGTGCGCACCCGCCGCTACCCCGGCCCGGACCACGGGTACTCGATCCCGGACGAGGAGCTGGCGGCATTCCGCCAGAGCCTCCGCGACGCCTGATGGTCCCCGCGGCGGAAAGCGCGGCCGCCTTCCAGGCGCAGCTGACCGACTGATCACCCGAGAGCAGGAGCGGGCCGCGCGCGTTCACATCGCTTTCACGCGCTACATTGCCGCGCGTGGCCCGTCTGTCTCAGGTCTTCGCCCCCCGCGATCGCGAGTTCTTCGACCTCTTCGAGGAGGCGGGGAGCAACATCGCGCGCGCCGCCGACCTCCTGGACCAGATGCTCAGCAGCTGGCCTGATCGCAAGGAGCTCGCCCGCGACATCCTCGTGTGCGAGCAGGAGGGCGACCGGATCACGCACGACATCATCCATCGCCTCAACGCGACGTTCGTGACGCCCATCGACCGCGAGGACATCCTCGCGCTCGCCTCCGCCCTCGACGACATCATCGACTACACCGAAGAGGTCGCCGACTACATGGGCCTCTACAGGATCGAGGCGCCGATGGAGCAGGCGGTCCGGATGTCGCACATCCTGGTCCAGGCCACGCGCCAGGTGTCCGAGGCACTGCCGCGCATGCGCGGGTTCAAGGACCTCAGCCACTACACGGTCGAGATCAACCGCCTCGAGAACGACGGCGACCGGGTGGTGCGCGAGGCGATGGCGTCGCTGTTCGACCACGGCATCGACCCCATGGTCGTGATTCGCTGGAAGGACATCTACGAGCGCCTCGAGCAGGCGATCGATGCATGCGAGCACGTGGCGAACGTGCTCGAAGGCATCGTCATCAAGAACTCGTAGTTGTAGGACTTCTCCGTGGACAGCGACATCGTCCTGTACATCGTGGTCGCCACGGCGCTGGCGTTCGACTTCACCAACGGCTTCCACGACACCGCCAACGCGATCGCGACGAGCATCTCGACGCGGGCGCTGTCGCCGCGCGCCGCGGTGCTCATGTCGGCGATCTTCAACTTCGCGGGCGCGTTCGTCTCGCTCGCGGTCGCCGCGACCGTCGCTCAGGGCATCGTCGAGGCCGACGCGGTCACCCCCACGATCGTCTTCGGCGGGCTGATCGGCGCGATCGCCTGGAACCTCGCCACGTGGTGGTTCGGGCTGCCGTCGTCCTCGTCGCACGCGCTGATCGGCGGCATGATCGGCTCGGCGTTCGTCGCCAAGGGCGCCAGCGTCATCGAGGTCGACGGCGTGATCGAGAAGGTCATCATCCCCGCGCTCATCGCGCCGACGCTGGCGTTCGCCGTCGCGGGCGCCTCGATCCTCGTCGCCTACCGCGTCGTCGGCCGGCAGCGGCCCGGCGTGGTCAACCGCGGCTATCGCCTCGGCCAGCTCGTCACCGGCAGCCTCTTCTCGCTGGCGCACGGCACCAACGACGCGCAGAAGACCATGGGCATCATCACGCTCGCGCTGATCGCCCACGGCAACCTCCCGGCCAACGACTTCGAGGTCCCGACGTGGGTCATCGTCTCCTCGGCGACCGCGATCTCGCTCGGGACCTACTTCGGCGGCTGGCGGATCATCCGCACGATGGGCTCGCGGATCATCAAGATGGACCCGGCCCAGGGCTTCTCGGCCCAGGGCGCCGGCTCCGCGGTGGTGCTGACCGCCTCGCACCTCGGCTTCCCGCTCTCGACGACCCACGTGATCTCCGGCGGGATCATGGGCGCCGGCGCCGCCAAGCGCCTGTCCGCGGTCCGCTGGGGCGTCGCCGGCAACATCGCGCTCGCGTGGGTCCTGACGCTGCCGTGCTCGGCCGTGATCGGCGGCGTGGCCTACGGGATGAGCCAGCTGTTCGGCGACGACGCGCTCGGCGTCATCGTCGTGACGCTGCTCGTCGCCGGCCTGATCGCCGCGGCGTTCGGGACGCGCGTCCGGCGCGGCCCCGCGATCACCAGCCCGGCGGGCGTGGAGGCCTAGGCGGATGGGGTTGCTCTCCGCGTCCATCGACTGGGACGCGATCGGCGAGCTGCTGTGGGTCGCGCCGCTGGCCGGCCTGGCCGTGGCGATCACCTACTCCCTGATGCTCGTCGGCTTCGCGCGCGCCATGGAGGCGCGCCGCGACGGCTCGGGCGGCGCCGCGGG contains:
- a CDS encoding DUF2520 domain-containing protein, producing MPVDGPLPRGAAAPGAPVVVLAVPDAEIAAAAALVAPDVLVGHCSGATTLAPLTATHANAFSLHPLMTVTHAGADFTGASAAVAGSTPEARRLARDLATTLGMTPIDVPDDDRAAYHAAASIASNFLVTLEWAATRVGNLDRAALAPLVTATVSNWLADGPERALTGPIARGDEQTVARQRAAVLERTPDLAELFDALTEATRTLAAAA
- the panC gene encoding pantoate--beta-alanine ligase produces the protein MRTIRTVAELRAALAEPRRGGKTIGLVPTMGSLHDGHLALIRAARDAADHVVVSLFVNPAQFNDSADLAAYPRDEHRDAGLAHEAGADLLFAPSTDEIYPPGFTTQVRVAGPLTETLEGAHRGADHFHGVTTVVTKLLNMVGPDVALFGQKDAQQALVIQRLAADLDLPARIEVVPTVREPDGLALSSRNVRLDPQDRRRALALSAALRAAESELREHGTTDAEALSAAARAAMTPFDVEPEYLALVDPEDLRPVGSVDQDTLLAVAAHVGPVRLIDNTILTPNGGAER
- the panD gene encoding aspartate 1-decarboxylase, yielding MQRVMLKSKIHRATVTDSDLHYVGSITIDPELLEAANILEHEQVHVVDVDNGARFETYTIAGEPGSGAMKVNGAAARLVHRGDTIIVISYGQYDEADLELYEPRVVHVEQDTNNIIDVDAAVATLLR
- the panB gene encoding 3-methyl-2-oxobutanoate hydroxymethyltransferase, which gives rise to MSTMRNITVPADASRLPVTLPRLAEKKRLGEPIVMVTAYDYPSALAVDKAGVDVVLVGDSGAMTVLGYPSTVAVELDELLVLAKAVRRGLSTPFLVADLPFGSYEVSDEQAVQTAFRFVKEAGADAVKLEGGGETSVARARAIVNAGIPVMGHVGLTPQTSTALGGYRAQGRTAAAAMQVAQQAVALQDAGCFSIVFEAIPSAVAEAVMPKIDCLVIGIGAGPAPDGQVLVFHDLLGIREGRGARFVQRYADILDEMVAGVGAYADDVRTRRYPGPDHGYSIPDEELAAFRQSLRDA
- a CDS encoding DUF47 domain-containing protein, whose translation is MARLSQVFAPRDREFFDLFEEAGSNIARAADLLDQMLSSWPDRKELARDILVCEQEGDRITHDIIHRLNATFVTPIDREDILALASALDDIIDYTEEVADYMGLYRIEAPMEQAVRMSHILVQATRQVSEALPRMRGFKDLSHYTVEINRLENDGDRVVREAMASLFDHGIDPMVVIRWKDIYERLEQAIDACEHVANVLEGIVIKNS
- a CDS encoding inorganic phosphate transporter codes for the protein MDSDIVLYIVVATALAFDFTNGFHDTANAIATSISTRALSPRAAVLMSAIFNFAGAFVSLAVAATVAQGIVEADAVTPTIVFGGLIGAIAWNLATWWFGLPSSSSHALIGGMIGSAFVAKGASVIEVDGVIEKVIIPALIAPTLAFAVAGASILVAYRVVGRQRPGVVNRGYRLGQLVTGSLFSLAHGTNDAQKTMGIITLALIAHGNLPANDFEVPTWVIVSSATAISLGTYFGGWRIIRTMGSRIIKMDPAQGFSAQGAGSAVVLTASHLGFPLSTTHVISGGIMGAGAAKRLSAVRWGVAGNIALAWVLTLPCSAVIGGVAYGMSQLFGDDALGVIVVTLLVAGLIAAAFGTRVRRGPAITSPAGVEA